DNA sequence from the Agromyces aureus genome:
GCCGTCGCGGCCCGGTTCCGCGGTCAGGCTGCCGCCGACGAGCTGCGCGCGCTCGCGCATACCCGTGATGCCGTGCCTCGCGCCCGTCGACACGGCGGCCGTGGCCCCGGTCGCCGTGGACCCGGTCGCGATCGCGTCCGGCCCGCCAGCGGCATCCGCCATGCGATTCGCGACCATGAGCGAGACGCCGGAGTCGGTCCAGTCGAAACGCACTTCGACCGGCGCATCGGTGTCGCCGTGGCGCAGCGCATTGGTGAGCGCCTCCTGCACGATGCGGTAGACCGCGATCTGGTGGCCGGTGCCGAGCTCGCGCGGCTCGCCGGTCTCGAGGCGGCGAACATCGAGCCCGGCCGCGACGACGCCCCCGATGAGCTCGCTGAGGTCGTCGAGCACGGGCTGCGGCGCGGCGCCCTCTCGATGCCGCAGCTCGGCCAGCAGCACGCGCACATCGCCGAGCGCGCCGCGCGCGACCCCCGCGATCGTCGAGAGCGCTTCGGTTGCCGCATCGGGCCGGGTCTTCGCCGCGAACCGTGCCCCGTCGGCCTGGGCGATGACGACGGCGAGCGAGTGCGCGACGACGTCGTGCATGTCGCGCGCGATGCGGTTGCGCTCCTGCTCGACCGTGTAGCGGTACTCCGCGAGGGCCCGTTCACGATTCGCGGCCTCCTCACGGCGGCGCACCTCGCGCCCGTCGCGGATCGAGCGCGCCAGCAGACCTGCGGTCCAGGCCAGGACGAGGAGCGCGAGGGACCCGACGAGGATGAACGCCGCGGCGTACCAGGTCTGCGGCGTGAGCTCCCCGCTCCCGCCGAAGATCGGCATGAGCACCTGAAGGTACAGGGTCGCGATCAGCGCACCGGCACCGGCCGACACGAGTCCCAACCACTTCAGCAGTCGCCCGCCGTGGGCCGAGGTCGAGTAGAGCACGCCGAGCACGGCGAAGTCGTAGAACTGCAGGTCGCGGAGGGCGGCCATCTGCACGGTCGCCGCCGCCCACGCGACGCCGAGCGCCCACGCGGGCGCGAGCCGGCGCACGGCGAGGGCGCCGACGAAGAGCAGCATGGCGACCAGATCGGCCCAGTTGCCCATGAGGGCGAACGGCAGCGACATGAGACCGAACACGACCGCCAGAACGATGTCGGTCGTCAGCTTCGCGCGGCTGATGCGGTTCTCGGGCACCGATCCACCGTACGCGCTGCCTGCTCCGGATGCCGCGTCAGCGGGCGCGAATCATCCTCGAGTCGTACGGGGCGCGCGTCGCCCTCGCGTGGCAGCGCTCGGGTCGGACGTGCTCAGAACCCGAGGCGGCCGAGGAGCTTCGGATCGCGCTGCCAGTCCTTCGCGACCTTGATGTGCAGCGCGAGGTAGACCTTGCGCCCGAGCAGCCCCTCGATCTGCGCGCGGGCCGTGGCGCCGACCTCGCGGAGTCGCGAACCCCCCTTGCCGATGATGATGCCCTTCTGGCTGTCGCGCTCGACGTAGAGGTTCGCGTAGATCTCGAGCAGGTCCTTGTCTTCACGTTCGAGCATGTCCTCGACGACGACCGCGATCGAGTGCGGCAGCTCGTCGGTGACGCCCTCGAGCGCGGCCTCGCGGATGAACTCGGCGATGCGCTCCGAGGTGTCCTCGTCGGTCAGGATCTCAGCCGGGTAGAGCGGCTGGCTCGACGTCGGCAGCAGGGCGAGCAGCTCGTCGACGAGCACGTCGAGCTGCTCACCTCGCGGCGCCGACACCGGGATGACGGCGTCCCACTCGCGAAGCTCGGACACCGCGAGCAGCTGCTCGGCGATCTTCGCCTTGCCCGCGGCATCCGTCTTGGTGACGATCGCGACCTTCTTGGCACGCGGATACTGCTCGAGCTGCTCGTTGATGAACCGGTCGCCCGGTCCGATCGGCTCGTTGGCCGGAACGCAGAACGCGATGACGTCGACGTCGCCGAGCGTGGACTGCACGAGCGAGTTGAGCCGTTCGCCGAGCAGGGTGCGCGGCCGGTGCAGACCCGGCGTGTCCACGAGGATCAGCTGGCCGTCGTCGCGGTGCACGATGCCGCGGATCGCGCGACGCGTCGTCTGCGGCTTCGAGCTCGTGATCGCCACCTTCTCGCCGACGAGCGCGTTCGTGAGCGTCGACTTGCCGACGTTCGGGCGCCCCACGAACGAGACGAATCCTGCGCGGTACTCAGCCACGGTGCTTCCTTCCATCGGCGTCTCCCGACTCGAACGCCAGTTGGGCGTCGATCAGGGACTGGTCGCGTTCGACGAGGATCGTCGAGATGCGCTTTCTGCGGCCCTCGGTGCGCTCGGCCTTCAGCACGAGACCCGAGACCACGGCCTGCTCGCCCGGCTGGGCGAGGCGACCGAGTTCCTTCGCGAGCAGGCCGCCCGCCGAGTCGACGTCTTCATCGTCGAGGTCGAGGCCGAACAGCTCGCCGAGCTCGTCGATCGGCAGTCGGGCGTTGACGCGGAACCGGCCGGGCTCGAGCTCCTCGATCTGCGCGGCCTCGCGGTCGTACTCGTCGGAGATATCGCCCACGAGCTCTTCGATGACGTCTTCGAGGGTGACGAGTCCGGCGATGCCGCCGTACTCGTCGACCACCATCGCGAGGTGGTTCGACGCGAGCTGCATCTGCCGAAGCAGTGCGTCGGCCTTCATCGAGTCGGGAACGAACACGGCCGGGCGTGCGAGTTCGCCGACCGTGAGGTCGGCGGCATCGAGCGGGCGCTCGAACCCGAGTCGCGCGAGATCGCGGAGGTACAGGATGCCGGCGACGTCGTCGGCGTCCTGCTCGATCACGGGGATGCGCGAGTACCCGGCGTTCAGGAACAGGGCCATCGCCTGGGGCAGGTGCGCCGTCGCCTCGATCGTGACCATGTCGGTGCGCGGCACCATGACCTCGCGCGCGACCGTGTCGTTGAACTCGAAGATCGAGTGGATGAGTTCGCGGTCGCCCTCCTCGAGCACCTCGAGCTCGGTCGCCTCGTCGACCATGCTGAGCAGCTGCTCCTCGCTCGAGACCCCCGCGAAGCGGATGCGGCCGGGCGTCACGCGGTTGCCGAGGCCCACGAGCGCATTGGCCAGTGGGCCGAGGAGCACGCGAAGGAAGTGCACGACCGGGGCGGTCAGGCGCAGCACGACCGGAGCGTTCGCACGCCCGACGCTCCGGGGGCTCGCCCCCACGAGCACGAACGAGACGGCCGTCATGATCAGCGCCGACCAGAGCAGCACCCACCACACGTTGTCGAGGAACGACACGAACGCGAGCGTGACGAGCACGGCCGCCGTCGTCTCGGCGATGATCCGAACGAAGTTGACGGCATTGATGTGCGCGCCCGGGTCGTCGGCGATGGCGAGCAGCGAACGACGTGAGCGGGAGCCGAGCGCGAGCTCGGAGACATCCGCCCGGCTGGTGACGCCGAGGGCGGCGTCGACGGCCGCCATGAGACCGCCGAACGCGACGAACACGAACGCCGACGCGAGGAAGAGCCAGGCCTGCATGGTCAGCGACGACGCTCCTGCATGGTGAAGCCGACGAGGAGGTCGCGCTGGAGGCCGAACATCTCCTTCTCGTCTTCGGGTTCGGCGTGGTCGAAGCCGAGCAGGTGCAGCATGCCGTGCGTGGTGAGCAGCAGCAGTTCGTCGATGAGCGGATGCCCCGCGGTGCGCGCCTGCGCCTCGGCGACCTGCGGGCACAGCACGACGTCGCCGAGCAGCCCGGGCGGGGTCGGGTTCTCTTCGCTGCCGGGCCGCAGCTCGTCCATGGGGAAGCTCAGCACGTCGGTGGGTCCGGGTTCGTCCATCCACTGCACGTGCAGTTGCTCCATGGCGCCCTCGTCGACGAGCACGATCGCGAGCTCGGCGTCGGCGTGCACGTGCAGCGCGTCGAGCACGTAGACCGCGAGACGCTGCAGCACCGCCTCGTCGACGTCGACCGCGGATTCGTTGTTGACCTCGATGCTCACGAGTTGCTGCCCTTTCGAGGAAGGTGGTCGCGCGGACCGGCGTGCCCGCGTCGTTCGGCGCGGTTCGCGAACTCGCGCGCCTGGTCGCGCTCGAAGCGCTGCGCCTGGGCGCGCTGGTCGAACTCGGTGTAGGCGTCGACGATCTGCCCGACGAGGCTGTGCCGCACGACGTCGGCGCTCGTCAGGCGCGCGAAGTGGATGTCCTCGATGCGGTCGAGGATGCGCGTCACGAGGCGGAGGCCGCTCGCTCCCCCGGGCAGGTCGACCTGGGTGACGTCGCCCGTGACGACCATCTTCGACCCGAAGCCGAGGCGCGTGAGGAACATCTTCATCTGCTCGGGCGTGGTGTTCTGGGCCTCGTCGAGCACGACGAACGAGTCATTCAGCGTTCGGCCGCGCATGTAGGCGAGCGGCGCGACCTCGACGGTGCCAGAGGCGAGGAGCTTCGGCACCATCTCGGGGTCCATCATCTCGTTCAGCGCATCGTAGAGCGGCCGCAGGTACGGGTCGATCTTGTCGGTGAGCGTGCCGGGGAGGAATCCGAGTCGCTCGCCGGCCTCGACGGCCGGACGCGTGAGGATGATGCGGCTGACCTCCTTGCGCTGCAGGGCCTGGACGGCCTTCGCCATCGCGAGGTAGGTCTTGCCCGTGCCGGCCGGGCCGATGCCGAAGACGACGGTGTGCTCGTCGATCGCGTCGACGTAGGCTCGCTGCCCCTCGGTCTTGGCCCTGATGGTCTTGCCACGGGAGGTGACGATGACCTGCCCGAGCAGTTCGGACGGGCGGGATTCGGGATCGGCGTCGATCATGCGGGCCGAACTCCTCACTTCGGTGGGCGTCGGGTCCTGGCCTGCTCGCACGAGCTCCAGGAGTTCTTCGATGATGCGGCGGACGCGCAGGCGATCCGCGGCGTCGCCGCGGATGCCGATCTCGTTGCCGCGCACGTGCACCTCGACGTCGGGGTACTCGTGCTGGATGGTGGTCAGCAGGCGATCCTGCGGACCGAGCAGCCGCACCATGGCGATGCCGTCGATCTTCAGTCGTTCCTCGTCGGCGGACTCGGGGGCGACGTCGTGCGACTCATCCGCCAAGCGAGGCCTCCTCGAGACCGCCGGCCAGGACGTGCGCGTGCACGTGGAAGACGGTCTGTCCGGCGCCGGCGCCCGTGTTGAACACGAGGCGGAAGTCGCCGTCGGCGAGGTCGGCGGCGATGCCACGGGCCACGTCGACGAGTTCGGCGAGCAGCGCCGGGTCGCCCGCGGCGAGTTCGACGACGTCGCGGTAGGCGCCCGTCTTGGGGGTGACGACCACGTGCACCGGCGCCTTGGGCGCGATGTCGTGGAACGCGATCACGTTCGCCGTCTCGGCGACGATGTCCGCGGGGATCTCACGCGCGGCGATGCGCTCGAACAGGGTCGGCTCGGCGGTTGCGGTCATGCCTCCATCGTAGCGAGGGATGTCTCACCACCGCCCGAGTCGGGCGTTCAGCACCGCGATGGCCGCCGGGCCCGCCGTCGACGTGCGCAGCACCGAGTCGCCGAGGCGAACGGTCTCGGCGCCGGCCGCGACCAGACGTTCGATCTCGGCGGGCGCGATGCCGCCCTCGGGGCCGACGACGAGCACGAAGTCGCGCCCGTCGTCGTCGAGCGCGGTGAGCGGCGTCGTGGCCGTGGGTTCGAGCAGCAGCATTCGGGCGCCGTCGAGCAGGGCCTCGAGTCCCGCGGTCGACGTGAGCGGTGCGACCTCGGGCATCCAGGGGCGGATCGACTGCTTGGTCGCCTCGCGCACGATGCTCGCCCAGCGGGCGCGACCCTTCTCGGCCTTCGGCCCCTCCCAGCGCGACACCGACCGGCTCGCCGACCACGGCACGATCGCGTCGACGCCGAGCTCGGTGGCGGCCTGCACCGCGAGCTCGTCGCGGTCGCCCTTGGCGAGGGCCTGCACGAGCGTGATGCGAGGGCTCGGGGCGGGCGTCGAGCGCACCTCGGCGACCTCGAGCACGAGCTCGCGCGGCGCCGTCTCGACCACGGTCGCCGTGGCGAGCACGCCGCGGCCGTTGCCGACCGACAGTTGCTCGCCGACGCGCACACGCGAGACGGTCACCGCGTGACGCGCCTCGTCGCCACCGAGGCGCACGAGGTCGCCGGATGCCGCATCCGCCAGTTCGAGGGCCTCGTCGAGGTAGAGGTGACTCATCGCGGCATCCGTCAGCCGAGGAACTTGTCGCGGAGACGGGCGAACAGGCCCTGTTGGAAGTGGCTCAGCTCGGGCGCCGGCGCCTTCTTCGACGACGCGAACTGCTGCACGAGGTCGCGCTCCTTCGTCGAGAGCTTCGTGGGGGTGAGCACCTGCACGCCGATGCGGAGGTCGCCGCGGCCGCTGCCGCGGAGCTTCGAGACGCCGCGGTCCTTCACGGTGAGGATCTCGCCGCTCTGCAGGCCCGCCTTGATCTCGACCTCGACATCGCCGTCGAGCGCCTCGATCTTCGCCGTGGTGCCGAGGATCGCGTCGGTCATCGACACGGCGAGCGTCGCGAGCAGGTCGTCGCCGTTGCGGCTGAACACGTCGTGGTTCTTGACCTTGATCTCGAGGTAGAGGTCGCCGTTGGGGCCTGCGGCCGGGCCGGCCTCGCCGGAACCCGGCATCTGCAGGCGCACGCCCGTGTCGACACCGGCGGGGATGTCGACCGGGACCGTGCGGCGCGCGCGCACGCGCCCCTGGCCCTGGCAGGTCACGCACGGCGTCGCGATGACGGTGCCGTACCCGCGGCAGGTGCCGCAGGGGCTCGACGTCATGACATTGCCGAGCAGGGAGCGCACCGCGCGCTGGATCGAACCGGTGCCGTGGCAGATGTCGCACGTGACGGGCGACGTGCCCGGCTGGCAGCACGATCCGTGGCAGGTCTGGCACACCACGGCGGTGTCGACCTCGATGTCGCGGTGCGTGCCGAAGATGACCTCGTCGAGTCCGACCTCGACGCGGATGAGCGCGTCCTGACCGCGCTCGCGTCGGGATCGGGGGCCGCGGCTCTGCTGCGCGCCGCCGAAGTAGGTCTCGAAGATGTCGCCGAAGCCGCCGAAGCCCTGCCCGCCGCCGAACCCGCCCTGGTCGCCGAGGTCGTACTGCTGGCGCTGCTTCGGGTCGGAGAGCACGTCGTACGCGTGCGTGACCGACTTGAACCGCTCGGAGGCCTCGGCGCCGGGGTTGACGTCGGGGTGGAGTTCGCGGGCCAGGCGGCGATACGCCTTCTTGATCTCGTCGGGGGTCGCCTCGCGCGAGACGCCGAGGACCTCGTAGTGGTCTGCCACGGAGGGCGTGTCCTTTCGATTGCGGATGCCGGTGGGGGCCGGCTGCTCAGTTCTCGCCGAGCGTGCGGGAGAGGTATCGGGCGACCGCGCGAACGGCCGCCATGCTGTGGGAGTAGTCCATGCGGGTGGGGCCGACGACGCCGAGTCGGGAGATGTCGCGGCCCGGGATCTCGAAGGCGCTCGAGAGCACCGACGTCTCGCCGAGGCCGAACGACGCGTTCTCGCGGCCGATGCGCACCGCGACGGCGTGCTCGTCGGCGGCCATCTCGCCGAACAGTCGCAGGAGGACCACCTGTTCTTCGATGGCCTCGATGACGCCGAGGATCGAACCCGGGAAGTCCTGCTCGGTGCGCACGAGGTTCGCGGCTCCGGCCACCACGAGGCGGTCCTGCCGCTGGGCGCGGGCCTGCTCGGCGAGCGTGGCCGCGAGTGCGCGGAGCACGAGCGCGTCGGCCGGCGGGACGTCGGCGAACTCGCCCGACAGCGACTCCGCGGCATCCGCCATCGCCCGATTGCCGGCGAGGTCGTTCAACCGGGCGCGGTGCAGCGCGAGCGCGGTCTCGTCGACCGGCTGCGGAAGCTCGGCGACGCGTTGCTCGACCTGGCCGGAGTCGGTGATGAGGATGCAGAGCACCCGATCGGGCGAGAGCGAGACGAGTTCGACGTGCCGCACGCGGGCGCTGCCGAAGCTCGGGTACTGCACGACCGCGAGCTGCTTGGTCAGCTGGGCGACGAGGCGCACCGTGCGCGCGAGGAGTTCGTCGAGGTCGCTCGACTCGCCGAGGAAGGTCTCGATCGCGTGCCGCTGCGCCCTCGTCATCGGGCGCACGTCGGTGAGCTGGTCGACGAAGACGCGGTACCCCTTGTCGGTCGGGATGCGACCGGACGACGTGTGCGGCGCCGCGATCAGCTCCTCCTCTTCGAGGAGGGCCATGTCGTTGCGGATCGTGGCCGCCGAGACGCCGAACGAGTGCCGCTCGACGATGGCCTTCGACCCCACCGGTTCGCGGGAGGCGACGTAGTCCTGCACGATCGCCCGGAGGACGGCGAGGCTGCGTTCGGAGACCATGTCCCTCGCTTTCCCGGCGGTTTAGCACTCGATCGATGTGAGTGCCAATCATACCGCTCAACTCAGGGTAATCCCCATTGCCGACACTCCCGCCCGGCGCTACCGTGAGCATGTCCCGCGACACACCCGGCCGCGAGCACTCACCTCACGGCAGCGGAACGACCGCCGAAGCCCCGAAAGGCACGCACATGTCAGATCCCAACGCAGGCCCGTCCGATCCGAACGTGCCGCCCACGCCGCCGCAGCAGCCGGCAGCACCCCAGCCCGCAGCGGCGCAGCCCGCCGCGGCACCCGGGGCTCCGCTCTCGCGAGAGCAGGACATCCAGTGGGGCTCGTTCGCCCACCTCGGCGGAATCCTCGGATTCCTGCCGTCGCTCATCATCTGGCTCGTCTTCAAGGACCGAGGCCAGTTCACGAACACCGAGGCGAAGGAGGCGCTGAACTTCCAGATCACGCTCGTCTTCGCGCAGATCGCGATCTTCATCCTCACGTCGATCATCACGATCATCACGTTCGGCCTCGGCAGCATCCTCGGTCTGCTCTCCTGGGCCGTCTGGATCGTCGGCGTCATCTTCTCGATCATCGCCTTCCTCCAGGCCAAGGAGGGTCGCAACTACCGCTACCCCTTCGCCATCCGCCTCATCAAGTAGGGCACGGCGCACACAACGCCCGCCGCTGGAGCGTCACGCTCCCGCGGCGGGCGTTGCTGTGCCACCATGAAGGCGTCCGCAGTCACCCCGCCGTCCCGGCGCACTCGAACAGGAGAAGACGATGTCCGACCTGCCACCTCCCCCGCCGCCGCAGAACCCCTACGAGCAGAGCTCGCAGCTGAGCCCGTCCGACGAGAAGCTCTGGGCGACGCTGATCCACATCGGCGGGATCTTCTTCAGCTTCATCCCCGCGCTGATCGGCTACCTGATCCTGAAGGACAAGGGGCCATTCGTGCGCGCGCACACGGCGACCGCGCTGAACTTCCAGATCACCATGACGATCGCGATCATCATCGGCAGCGTGCTGTCGCTCGTGGTCATCGGCCTCTTCATCATCGCGGCCGTCGGCATCATCGTGATCGTGTTCAGCATCATCGCCGCCGTCAAGGCGAACCAGGGCGAGCCCTACACGTACCCGCTCTCGATCAAGTTCGTGAGCTGAGACGGGGCCCGTTCTCGAACGGGGTTCAGTCCTCGAGCAGGCGCCGCACCACGGCGTCGGCGAGCAGCCGCCCTCGCCTGGTGAGCGTCAAGCCACCGGCGAGGGCGGCTTTCGCGTCGACGAGCTCGTCGGCGATGAGGCCGGCCACGGCGTGGCGGCCGCCCGTGTGGAGCGAGGCGATGTCGATGCCCTCGCGGATGCGCGTGAGCAGCAGCACGCGCTCGGTCTCGCGGGTCGGCGCATCGAGCACCTCGCGACCGACGGCGGGCGAGTGGCCGGCCGCGAGGCGCTCGGCATAGGCGGCCGGATGCTTGGCGTTCCACCAGCGCACCCCGCCGACGTGGCTGTGGGCTCCGGGGCCGACCCCCCACCAGTCGTCACCGCGCCAGTAGCCGAGGTTGTGGCGGGAACGGTGCGCGGCATCCGTCGCCCAGTTGCTGACCTCGTACCATTCGAAGCCGGCCTCGGCGAACGCCGTGTCGGCGAGCTCGTACATGTCGGCCTCGAGGTCGTCGTCGGGCTGCGCCAGCTCCCCTCGGCGGATCTGCCGGTGGAGCTTCGTGCCCTCCTCGACGATCAGGGCGTAGGCGCTCACGTGGTCGGGGCGCTCGGCGACGACCGCGTCGACGCTGCGCCGCCAGTCGTCGAGCGATTCCCCCGGCGTGCCGTAGATCAGGTCGAGGCTCACGTCGAGTCCGGCGTCGCGCGCCCAGCGCACCACGAGCGGCACCCGCGCCGGGTCGTGCGTGCGGTCGAGCGCCGAGAGCACGTGCGGCACCGCCGACTGCATGCCGAACGAGACGCGCGTGAAGCCGCCCTCGGCGAGACGGATCAGGTCGTCGGGCACGACGGAATCGGGATTCGCCTCGGTCGTGACCTCGGCACCCGGTGCGAACCCGAACTCGTCGCGAACGGCACCCAGCATGCGCACGAGGTCGTCTGCGGGCAGCAGGGTCGGCGTTCCGCCCCCGAAGAAGACCGTCTCGGCCTCACGAGGGACGACGTCGGATGCCGCGAGCACGCGCCGCGACATCCGGACCTCGTCGATGGCCTGGTCGGCGTAGTCGACCTGGCGGGCGCCGCGGAGTTCGCTGGCGGTGTACGTGTTGAAGTCGCAGTACCCGCAGCGCACGCGGCAGAACGGGACGTGCACGTAGACGCCGAAGGCACGATCGACGGCGCCCTCGGCGGCCGAGGCGGGCAGCAGGCCGTCGAGCGGTGCCGGCTCGCCGAGCGGCAGCGCGGAACCCACGCCTACACGCCGCCGGCGGGATGCAGTGCGCGCAGCTGCAGCTTCGTCAGCTCGCGGCGCCGACGGCGCACCCACGGCGCGAGCACGCGCTTCGACCCGCCCGCGGTGGACCGGAACGAGCGGATCGTGAGCCACACGGTGTCGTCGTCGCGACGCTCGAGCACGAACGACTCCTCGCCGCTCTCGAGCCCCTCCGCGGTGGTGCCGAACGCGTAGCCGACGCGGTCGGGCTCGTCGATCACGTAGACGACCAGCACGGGCGTGGAGTGCGGGCCCGGGCGACCGTGGCGCACGAGCGTGGCCTGCATGCCCGAGGCGATGTACGGGGTTCCGTCCTCGCCGAAGCGGTCCTCGGTGCGTGGCCCCGGCTGCTCGGTGAGCGGCGCACCGTCGGCGCCGTACACGATGCCGGGATACTGGGCGCCGGTGCCGGCGGAGATCTCCGTCACCTCGTAGCCCGCGCCGCGCTGGATGCCCCAGGTCATGAGGGCCTCGGCCGCGCGCTGGAAGCGGTCGACGCCGCTGCCGAGGCGAACGCGGTCTTCCGCCGGCCGGTAGCCGGTCGGCGGATAGCGCATGAGATCGGGCTCGAGCGTCGCGCCGATCGAGCCGTACGTGACGGACTGATCGGTGAACGTGCTGCGTCGGGTCATCGGGCGCCTACTTCTTCGCGTCCTTCGTCTCGACGTCGCCGCTCAGCGCGGCGATGAACGCCTCCTGCGGGACCTCGACGCGGCCGACCATCTTCATGCGCTTCTTGCCCTCCTTCTGCTTCTCGAGGAGCTTGCGCTTGCGGCTGATGTCACCGCCGTAGCACTTGGCCAGCACGTCCTTGCGCATCGCGCGGATCGATTCGCGCGCGATGATGCGCGCGCCGATCGCGGCCTGGATCGGCACTTCGAACTGCTGGCGAGGGATGAGCTTGCGCAGGCGACCCGTCATGAGCACGCCGTAGGCGTAGGCCTTGTCGCGGTGCACGATCGCGCTGAACGCGTCGACCTGTTCGCCCTGCAGGAGGATGTCCACCTTCACGAGGTCGGCCGCCTGGTCGCCGATGGGCTCGTAGTCGAGCGAGGCGTACCCGGCGGTCTTCGACTTCAACTGGTCGAAGAAGTCGAACACGATCTCGCCGAGCGGGATGTTGTAGCGGATCTCGACCCGGTCCTCGCCGAGGTAGTCCATGCCGAGCAGCGACCCGCGTCGCGACTGGCAGAGCTCCATGATCGTGCCCACGTAGTCCTTCGGCGCGAGGATCGCGGCCTTCACCATCGGCTCGCGCACCTCGGAGATCTTCGCCCCCGTCGGGAACTCGCTGGGGTTCGTGACCGTCACGGACTTCTTGTCTTCGGTCGTCACCTCGTAGACCACCGACGGAGCGGTCGCGATGATGTCGAGGTCGAACTCGCGCTGCAGGCGCTCGGTGATGATCTCGAGGTGCAGCAGGCCGAGGAAGCCGGCACGGAAGCCGAAGCCCAGCGCGACCGAAGTCTCGGGCTCGTAGACGAGTGCGGCATCGGACAACTTGAGCTTGTCGAGCGCCTCGCGGAGCTCGGGGTAGTCGCTGCCGTCGATCGGGTACAGGCCCGAGTAGACCATCGGCAGCGGCTCGGTGTAGCCCGGCAATGCCTGCGTGGCGGGCTTCGATGCGGTCGTGACGGTGTCGCCGACCTTCGACTGGCGCACGTCCTTCACGCCCGTGATGAGGTAGCCGACCTCACCGATGCCGAGGCCCTTCGTCGGCGTCGGCTCGGGCGCACTCACGCCGATCTCGAGGATCTCGTGGGTCGCCCTGGTCGACATCATCTGGATGCGCTCGCGCGGATTCAGATGCCCGTCGATCATGCGCACGTAGGTGACGACGCCGCGGTAGCTGTCGTAGACGGAGTCGAAGATCATCGCGCGCGGCGGTGCGTCGGCATCTCCGACGGGCGCCGGAATGCGCTCGACGACCCGGTCGAGGAGGTCTTCGACACCGAG
Encoded proteins:
- a CDS encoding DUF4870 domain-containing protein, translated to MSDPNAGPSDPNVPPTPPQQPAAPQPAAAQPAAAPGAPLSREQDIQWGSFAHLGGILGFLPSLIIWLVFKDRGQFTNTEAKEALNFQITLVFAQIAIFILTSIITIITFGLGSILGLLSWAVWIVGVIFSIIAFLQAKEGRNYRYPFAIRLIK
- a CDS encoding DUF4870 domain-containing protein yields the protein MSDLPPPPPPQNPYEQSSQLSPSDEKLWATLIHIGGIFFSFIPALIGYLILKDKGPFVRAHTATALNFQITMTIAIIIGSVLSLVVIGLFIIAAVGIIVIVFSIIAAVKANQGEPYTYPLSIKFVS
- the hemW gene encoding radical SAM family heme chaperone HemW; the encoded protein is MGSALPLGEPAPLDGLLPASAAEGAVDRAFGVYVHVPFCRVRCGYCDFNTYTASELRGARQVDYADQAIDEVRMSRRVLAASDVVPREAETVFFGGGTPTLLPADDLVRMLGAVRDEFGFAPGAEVTTEANPDSVVPDDLIRLAEGGFTRVSFGMQSAVPHVLSALDRTHDPARVPLVVRWARDAGLDVSLDLIYGTPGESLDDWRRSVDAVVAERPDHVSAYALIVEEGTKLHRQIRRGELAQPDDDLEADMYELADTAFAEAGFEWYEVSNWATDAAHRSRHNLGYWRGDDWWGVGPGAHSHVGGVRWWNAKHPAAYAERLAAGHSPAVGREVLDAPTRETERVLLLTRIREGIDIASLHTGGRHAVAGLIADELVDAKAALAGGLTLTRRGRLLADAVVRRLLED
- a CDS encoding DUF1990 family protein codes for the protein MTRRSTFTDQSVTYGSIGATLEPDLMRYPPTGYRPAEDRVRLGSGVDRFQRAAEALMTWGIQRGAGYEVTEISAGTGAQYPGIVYGADGAPLTEQPGPRTEDRFGEDGTPYIASGMQATLVRHGRPGPHSTPVLVVYVIDEPDRVGYAFGTTAEGLESGEESFVLERRDDDTVWLTIRSFRSTAGGSKRVLAPWVRRRRRELTKLQLRALHPAGGV
- the lepA gene encoding translation elongation factor 4; protein product: MSPRAATPPVPAATDPALIRNFCIIAHIDHGKSTLADRMLGITGVVSDRDMRAQYLDRMDIERERGITIKSQAVRMPWQVGDTSYALNMIDTPGHVDFSYEVSRSLAACEGAILLVDAAQGIEAQTLANLYLALENDLEIIPVLNKIDLPAADPDKYARELAELIGGDPADVLRVSGKTGLGVEDLLDRVVERIPAPVGDADAPPRAMIFDSVYDSYRGVVTYVRMIDGHLNPRERIQMMSTRATHEILEIGVSAPEPTPTKGLGIGEVGYLITGVKDVRQSKVGDTVTTASKPATQALPGYTEPLPMVYSGLYPIDGSDYPELREALDKLKLSDAALVYEPETSVALGFGFRAGFLGLLHLEIITERLQREFDLDIIATAPSVVYEVTTEDKKSVTVTNPSEFPTGAKISEVREPMVKAAILAPKDYVGTIMELCQSRRGSLLGMDYLGEDRVEIRYNIPLGEIVFDFFDQLKSKTAGYASLDYEPIGDQAADLVKVDILLQGEQVDAFSAIVHRDKAYAYGVLMTGRLRKLIPRQQFEVPIQAAIGARIIARESIRAMRKDVLAKCYGGDISRKRKLLEKQKEGKKRMKMVGRVEVPQEAFIAALSGDVETKDAKK